The following are encoded in a window of Kitasatospora fiedleri genomic DNA:
- a CDS encoding carboxyl transferase domain-containing protein: protein MEGAVDPSAPAGLANAQAHRELVAELRGKLAAAALGGGEKARAKHVARGKLLPRERVDTLLDPGSPFLELAPLAADGLYDGAAPAAGVIAGIGRVAGREVLVVANDATVKGGTYYPMTVKKHLRAQEVALENRLPCVYLVDSGGAFLPMQDEVFPDRDHFGRIFYNQARLSAAGIPQIAAVLGSCTAGGAYVPAMSDEAVIVRNQGTIFLGGPPLVKAATGEVVTAEELGGGDLHSRTSGVTDHLAEDDAHALSIVRTIVAGLGPRAAKPWPLAPVEPPAVDPAGLYGVVPVDPRTPYDVREVIARLVDGSRFAEFKAEYGTTLVTGFARIHGHPVGIVANNGVLFAESALKGAHFIELCDQRGIPLLFLQNITGFMVGRQYEAGGIAKHGAKMVTAVACTRVPKLTVVIGGSYGAGNYSMCGRAYSPRFLWMWPNAKISVMGGEQAASVLATVRRDQVEARGEDWSTEDEDEFKRPVREQYERQGNAYYATARLWDDGVIDPLQTRTVLGLALTACANAPLAEPRPFGVFRM, encoded by the coding sequence CTGGAGGGCGCGGTCGACCCGTCCGCCCCGGCCGGGCTGGCCAACGCGCAGGCGCACCGGGAACTGGTCGCCGAGCTGCGCGGCAAGCTCGCGGCGGCGGCGCTCGGTGGCGGCGAGAAGGCGCGCGCCAAGCACGTCGCCCGCGGCAAACTCCTGCCCCGGGAGCGGGTGGACACCCTGCTCGACCCCGGCTCGCCGTTCCTCGAACTGGCCCCGCTCGCCGCCGACGGGCTGTACGACGGGGCCGCCCCGGCAGCGGGGGTGATCGCCGGGATCGGCCGGGTCGCCGGACGCGAGGTCCTGGTGGTGGCGAACGACGCCACGGTCAAGGGCGGCACGTACTACCCGATGACGGTCAAGAAGCACCTGCGCGCGCAGGAGGTGGCGCTGGAGAACCGGCTGCCCTGCGTCTACCTGGTGGACTCCGGCGGGGCGTTCCTGCCGATGCAGGACGAGGTGTTCCCGGACCGCGACCACTTCGGGCGGATCTTCTACAACCAGGCGCGGCTGTCCGCCGCCGGAATCCCGCAGATCGCGGCGGTGCTGGGCTCCTGCACCGCGGGCGGCGCGTACGTGCCCGCGATGAGCGACGAGGCGGTGATCGTCCGAAACCAGGGCACCATCTTCCTGGGCGGGCCCCCGCTGGTGAAGGCCGCGACCGGCGAGGTGGTGACCGCCGAGGAACTGGGCGGCGGCGACCTCCACTCCCGCACCTCGGGCGTGACCGACCACCTGGCGGAGGACGACGCGCACGCGCTCTCCATCGTCCGCACCATCGTGGCCGGGCTCGGCCCGCGCGCCGCCAAGCCGTGGCCGCTCGCCCCGGTCGAGCCGCCCGCGGTCGACCCGGCCGGGTTGTACGGCGTGGTGCCGGTGGACCCGCGCACCCCCTACGACGTGCGCGAGGTGATCGCCCGGCTGGTGGACGGCAGCCGGTTCGCCGAGTTCAAGGCCGAGTACGGCACCACCCTGGTGACCGGGTTCGCCCGGATTCACGGCCACCCGGTCGGCATCGTCGCCAACAACGGCGTCCTGTTCGCCGAGTCCGCGCTCAAGGGCGCGCACTTCATCGAGCTGTGCGACCAGCGCGGCATCCCCCTCCTCTTCCTGCAGAACATCACCGGATTCATGGTGGGCCGCCAGTACGAGGCCGGCGGCATCGCCAAGCACGGCGCCAAGATGGTCACCGCGGTGGCCTGCACCCGGGTGCCCAAGCTGACGGTGGTGATCGGCGGCTCGTACGGGGCGGGCAACTACTCGATGTGCGGCCGGGCCTACTCACCCCGCTTCCTGTGGATGTGGCCGAACGCGAAGATCTCCGTGATGGGCGGCGAGCAGGCGGCGTCGGTGCTGGCCACCGTCCGCCGCGACCAGGTGGAGGCCCGCGGCGAGGACTGGTCCACCGAGGACGAGGACGAGTTCAAGCGCCCCGTCCGCGAGCAGTACGAGCGCCAGGGCAACGCCTACTACGCCACCGCCCGGCTGTGGGACGACGGTGTGATCGACCCGCTGCAGACCCGTACCGTGCTCGGCCTGGCGCTCACTGCCTGCGCCAACGCTCCGCTCGCCGAACCGCGCCCGTTCGGGGTCTTCCGCATGTGA